Proteins found in one Bicyclus anynana chromosome 24, ilBicAnyn1.1, whole genome shotgun sequence genomic segment:
- the LOC112053997 gene encoding uncharacterized protein LOC112053997, with product MDLDEHQLNFLIKASGAVSIIQNKETKQIMRSFYLTRYKQATGSTKLPQKQFSSEVRCPRCSIEWTRDTERRVKPIKLSKRQRRRIRSNGKVKNKSANKDYLLHSNILEKVCSFCNHTTKIPIIKPNKTCAHIEEEKSVDHPKIPEKQIKMDTTQNNDKKEVDVYSKSNEVFSLSKHKNTLSSHIKEPPKIIKNNKRKKDKFAGLCQTAVIAATKLKEEKEKQNKLNLFLKPSN from the exons atggATTTAGACGAACATCAATTAAACTTTTTAATCAAAGCTTCTGGTGCCGTatcaataattcaaaataaagaaACTAAGCAAATTATGCGGAGCTTCTACTT GACACGTTACAAACAGGCAACTGGATCCACCAAACTACCACAAAAGCAGTTTTCAAGTGAAGTAAGATGCCCTCGTTGCTCTATAGAGTGGACAAGAGATACAGAGAGAAGA GTAAAGccaataaaattaagtaaaaggCAAAGACGCAGAATCAGATCCAATGGAAAGGTTAAAAATAAGTCTGCTAACAAGGATTACTTATTACATAGCAATATCCTG GAAAAGGTGTGTTCATTTTGCAATCACACAACAAagatacctataataaaaccaAATAAAACCTGTGCACATATTGAAGAAGAAAAATCTGTTGACCATCCTAAAATACCTGAGAAGCAAATTAAAATGGATACAAcacaaaataatgataagaagGAGGTAGATGTATATAGTAAATCAAATGAAGTATTTTCTTTAAGCAAACACAAAAATACTCTCTCTAGTCACATAAAGGAGCCgccaaaaataatcaaaaacaaTAAACGAAAGAAAGACAAATTCGCAGGGCTATGTCAAACAGCTGTCATTGCTGCTACTAAATTGAAAGAGGAAAAAGAAAAGCAAAATAAGTTGAACCTATTCCTGAAACCATCAAATTGA
- the LOC112053995 gene encoding glycerate kinase, with the protein MAKNIICDLIQIFRSSVSAVLPENLIQKSISYISPTQQLTIAGRNYNLKDKHVYVVGFGKAVKNMAIEVEKTLGSKIKQGIISIPFGSLDHKTAYDNIAYCEGAENNLPDVNALETAKKIKDLTTKLTQDDFLLVLLSGGGSALLPMPKNPITLDEKLSLIKKLANCGADIKELNTVRKSISDVKGGQLAICAQPAKVATLILSDIVGDPLDLIASGPTTKNEDSNTKALNIINKYKLYNELPKSIKIVLEDEKDLKEFPTDNVQNEIIGSNTLSTEAASIEAIKLNYFPIVLSNIVTGNVIDLAEKYAELVKIFVTFKKSDINYDQLKSELSTLKIPGLVLSKTIQENDIKTKNLCLILGGETTVEVKGSGKGGRNQQLSLEFSKEINNLKNQFKDYEIYFLSAGTDGIDGPTDVAGAIGYLNLIADSIESNIDVDNYIENNDSYNFYKLFNNGELHVITGHTNTNVMDIHLIVIKNT; encoded by the coding sequence atggccAAAAATATCATATGTGATCTTATCCAAATATTTAGGAGCAGTGTATCAGCTGTTTTGCCCGAGAATCTTATTCAAAAATCTATTTCGTACATTTCTCCTACACAGCAGTTAACTATTGCAGGCCGAAATTATAACTTAAAAGACAAACATGTCTATGTCGTTGGATTTGGGAAAGCtgttaaaaatatggcaatagAAGTTGAAAAAACTTTAGGTTCAAAAATTAAACAGGGTATCATAAGCATTCCTTTCGGTAGTTTAGATCATAAAACAGCCTATGATAATATAGCCTACTGTGAGGGTGCAGAAAACAATTTACCGGATGTAAATGCTTTGGAAAcagcaaaaaaaatcaaagacttaactacaaaattaacaCAAGATGACTTTTTGTTAGTTCTCCTGTCTGGTGGTGGTTCTGCTTTGCTACCAATGCCAAAAAATCCCATCACTTTAGATGAAAAACTAAGTTTGATTAAAAAATTGGCAAATTGTGGTGCAGATATCAAAGAATTGAATACAGTAAGAAAAAGTATATCTGATGTGAAAGGAGGACAACTAGCTATATGTGCACAACCTGCTAAAGTTGCAACATTGATCCTTTCTGATATTGTTGGTGATCCTTTAGACTTAATAGCAAGTGGACCAACTACCAAAAATGAAGATAGTAACACAAAAGccctaaatataattaataaatataaattatacaatgaACTGcctaaatcaataaaaatagtattagaagatgaaaaagatttaaaagagtTTCCTACAGATAatgtacaaaatgaaattataggCTCTAATACACTAAGCACTGAAGCTGCTAGTATAGAAGCAATAAAGCTAAACTATTTTCCCATTGTACTATCTAATATAGTTACTGGAAATGTCATTGACTTAGCAGAGAAATATGCAgaattagtaaaaatatttgtgaCATTTAAAAAGAGTGATATAAATTATGATCAATTAAAAAGTGAATTGAGCACATTGAAAATACCAGGTTTAGTTTTAAGTAAAACTATTCAAGAGAatgatataaaaactaaaaatttgtgTTTAATACTTGGAGGAGAAACCACTGTAGAAGTAAAAGGTAGTGGAAAAGGTGGAAGGAATCAACAACTAAGTTTGGAGTtttcaaaagaaataaacaatttgaaaaatcaatttaaggattatgaaatatattttctaagtGCTGGAACAGATGGAATAGATGGGCCTACAGATGTTGCTGGAGCTATTGGCTATCTAAATCTGATTGCAGACAGTATAGAATCGAATATAGATGTTGATAACTACATTGAAAACAATGATTCttataatttttacaaactATTCAATAATGGGGAGTTACATGTCATTACAGGGCATACAAACACTAATGTAATGGATATacatttaattgtaataaaaaatacataa
- the LOC112053993 gene encoding telomerase reverse transcriptase — protein sequence MNEPICFSQHFVNKQNVRSLSNILNLKLLKSQNSEVFLQEIVKEELVREISSELKKILLDLQENIKIYSKNDFKDYFSIFRIKDEQHSLFTVNKENICEGCSATLSKIIPKKFFGNNHNTKIFKKCIKTIVYSMKRQHIYFEKMIQKWDFKIFPWNNISTVNSFGILYNILHWIFKVLLSAIITLNFYVTTTKVNNDENLLFFFWKNQWQSFYDKKISDMVSAKVINKFHTNSLGKNLRKRYSLQEKLKLKSMKKDIPKLHLVLKPNNDFRPIVRYKSEILSARDKHKIKEKLYFLRKLTGKPHEKIETIFTTLFFKWLENKKPKLYFIKTDLSNAFGSINKEKLLKILCERHQDLQKSETNMFIKKKHTQHFKEFVAELRKPLLVRCGSTVYEWKAGLVQGYKFSPALSELYYSYMDEIYFSKHTDNNELRLFIRVVDDYLYITDTLQDAQLFLKALSNYSNVNYGKTVINFAHEDINCSNELTFLGYSYNTDNMNVGRANTVFNGQMCYKISFTGSIANLEQFLEARIGQSGIPINGHIFNFHHNSEALIWEHIFITLCLSANKFCTILSLLCDESEMPKYLSVYKKRVAVKLCNTILDKLKKNSPKDFCFTYCINHFRYLSYKALLLCARGTSKCNTLVPYVNIELAKSNCIYGKWRDHARFISKSGQNLEQAVKEVCTKSDLRRIFRKFDVLPYDFQCYDHKRFYMSL from the coding sequence atgaacgAACCGATTTGTTTTTCCCAACACttcgtaaataaacaaaatgtgagGTCccttagtaatattttaaatttaaaattgttaaaaagtcAGAACAGTGAagtttttcttcaagaaattgTAAAGGAAGAGTTGGTGAGAGAAATTTCTtcagaattaaagaaaatattgctCGATCTACAAGAAAACATCAAAATTTACAGTAAGAATGattttaaggattatttttccATATTTAGAATAAAAGATGAGCAGCATAGTTTATTTACAgtgaataaagaaaatatttgtgaaGGATGTTCAGCCACATTGAGTAAAATAATCCCAAAAAAGTTTTTTGGTAACAATCACAATACCAAGATATTTAagaaatgtataaaaacaatAGTTTACAGTATGAAACGCCagcatatttattttgaaaaaatgattCAGAAATgggatttcaaaatatttcctTGGAATAATATATCAACAGTAAATTCATTcggtattttgtataatattcttCATTGGATATTCAAAGTTTTATTATCAGCAATTATAACTTTGAACTTCTATGTTACCACAACCAAAGTGAATAACGATGAAAATTTGCTTTTTTTCTTTTGGAAAAATCAATGGCAGAGTTTCTACGATAAGAAGATATCTGACATGGTGTCagcaaaagttataaataagttTCATACAAATTCATTAGGGAAAAATTTGAGAAAAAGGTATAGTTtgcaagaaaaattaaaattgaagtcCATGAAAAAGGATATACCTAAACTACATTTAGTTCTGAAACCGAACAATGATTTCAGACCAATTGTGAGGTATAAAAGTGAAATACTCAGTGCCAGagataaacataaaatcaaggAAAAATTGTATTTCCTGAGAAAGCTCACTGGGAAACCGCATGAAAAAATTGAGACTATATTTACCACACTGTTCTTTAAGTGGttggaaaataaaaaacccaAACTGTATTTCATTAAAACAGATCTGAGTAATGCGTTTGGGTCGATAAACAaagaaaagcttttaaaaattctctGTGAAAGGCATCAAGATTTGCAGAAGTCAGAAACAAACATGTTTATTAAGAAGAAACATACTCAACACTTTAAAGAATTTGTAGCTGAACTAAGGAAGCCTTTGCTGGTTCGTTGTGGTTCCACGGTTTATGAATGGAAGGCAGGACTTGTACAGGGCTACAAATTTTCACCAGCTTTATCGGAGCTTTACTATTCGTATAtggatgaaatttatttttcaaaacatacGGACAATAATGAACTCAGATTATTTATTAGAGTTGTCGATGACTACTTGTATATAACAGATACTTTGCAGGATGcacaattgtttttaaaagcGTTATCAAATTATAGTAATGTGAATTATGGCAAAACTGTCATCAACTTTGCCCATGAAGATATAAATTGCAGTAATGAATTAACTTTCCTTGGTTATTCCTATAATACAGATAATATGAATGTGGGTAGAGCGAACACAGTTTTTAATGGGCagatgtgttataaaataagtttcacTGGGTCGATTGCTAATTTGGAACAGTTTTTGGAGGCCAGGATTGGACAATCCGGCATACCGATCAATGggcatatttttaatttccatcACAATAGTGAAGCATTAATATGGgaacacatttttattacattatgttTGTCTGCAAACAAATTCTGTAcaatattatctttattatgCGATGAAAGTGAAATGCCCAAGTATTTGTCGGTATACAAAAAGAGAGTGGCAGTAAAACTCTGCAATACAATATTagataaattaaagaaaaattctCCCAAAGACTTTTGCTTTACTTATTGCATTAATCATTTCCGATATTTATCATACAAAGCGCTGCTGTTATGTGCAAGAGGCACATCAAAATGCAACACATTGGTGCCATATGTAAATATAGAATTGGCCAAATCGAATTGTATTTATGGAAAATGGAGGGACCATGCAAGATTTATTTCGAAAAGTGGTCAAAATTTGGAACAAGCTGTAAAAGAAGTGTGTACAAAATCAGATTTGAGAAGgatttttagaaaatttgaTGTGTTGCCCTACGATTTTCAGTGTTATGACCATAAAAGATTCTATATGTCACTGTAA
- the LOC112053996 gene encoding gastrula zinc finger protein XlCGF17.1, whose translation MVGYLMLLKMLHCTLKEKRRKSKGSYTVKLINNNKKHSSGGSGTRIKEERYDAEEQNTCRVCLKEGNIPIYGNEDYEDISEALCTFGDVTVSSDDEYTKFLCNSCYEFLVRAVIFRKKAKQSDETLRWQQNDVFMENDDTTDNKDDCSDYEEPIKEESNYFCRKCIKSFKTFKEYSEHRLSAEHENVRHKCPICNKLYTAVYIKKHMLLHKNERQFMCDICGKKFPLQGPFQRHRLTHFYSLPFQCSLCPYRGRFTESLKMHMRTHTGERPYQCSQCPSRFVNTSNLNKHMLTHSRDHHFKCDMCGRGFHSKRDLGIHFKVDHTGLKEHVCEVCGKAFGYRKQMMKHQLNVHKREKLRSGRMPLYLQVNNQCKVTSE comes from the coding sequence ATGGTAGGCTATCTAATGCTTTTGAAAATGTTGCATTGCACTCTGAAGGAAAAAAGACGTAAATCCAAAGGAAGCTATACCGTCAAGTTGatcaacaacaataaaaaacacaGTAGCGGCGGCAGCGGTACGAGAATCAAGGAAGAACGCTACGATGCAGAAGAACAAAATACATGTCGAGTATGTCTCAAAGAAGgtaatatacctatttatggAAATGAGGATTACGAAGATATATCGGAAGCTTTATGTACCTTCGGAGATGTAACCGTAAGTTCCGATGACGAGTATACTAAATTTCTGTGCAATTCCTGTTACGAATTCCTTGTGAGAGCTGTAATATTCAGAAAAAAAGCGAAGCAATCTGATGAGACATTGAGGTGGCAGCAAAATGATGTTTTCATGGAAAACGACGACACCACAGACAATAAAGACGACTGCAGTGATTATGAAGAGCCCATTAAAGAAGAATCTAATTATTTCTGCAGAAAATGCATCAAAAGCTTCAAAACATTCAAAGAGTACAGTGAACATAGATTGAGCGCTGAGCATGAGAATGTTAGACACAAATGTCCAATATGCAACAAATTGTACACAGCTGtctatattaaaaaacatatgttGTTACACAAGAATGAGAGACAGTTTATGTGTGACATATGTGGGAAAAAATTCCCTCTGCAGGGTCCATTCCAAAGGCATAGACTAACTCATTTCTATAGCCTCCCTTTCCAATGCTCTCTATGCCCTTACAGGGGGCGGTTTACTGAGTCTTTAAAAATGCATATGAGGACACATACTGGTGAAAGGCCCTACCAATGTTCCCAATGCCCGTCCAGATTTGTAAATACAAGCAATCTGAATAAACACATGTTAACTCACAGTCGCGACCATCACTTTAAATGTGACATGTGTGGGCGAGGGTTCCATAGTAAGAGAGACTTGGGGATACACTTTAAAGTTGATCATACCGGATTGAAGGAGcatgtgtgtgaagtatgcGGGAAGGCATTTGGATATCGCAAGCAAATGATGAAACATCAGCTAAATGTCCACAAGAGAGAGAAATTGCGCAGTGGAAGAATGCCGCTGTATTTGCAAGTGAATAACCAATGCAAAGTAACGTCAGAGTAG